The following are from one region of the Deltaproteobacteria bacterium genome:
- a CDS encoding sugar transferase produces the protein MRTGVIAKRAFDVAVALPALLLLAPVLLLTAL, from the coding sequence ATGCGGACCGGCGTGATCGCAAAGCGCGCGTTCGACGTCGCCGTGGCGTTGCCCGCGCTGCTCCTCCTGGCGCCCGTGCTCTTGCTCACCGCCCT
- a CDS encoding nucleotidyltransferase family protein: MKSPEPYVEPWTAARRFLCLAMKARRTQVECSTLRRLHEELEGDGAARLAADHRAEPIVAHGLSEAGMGGAPWDGWHEASRGRIGRMMSLLDEIAARAGTLGIPVVALKNGAIARALHPCPACVPMGDLDLLVPRGDFVRMHEVLTAMGFAVVTGGARAAGVEAGLAEGGTDYGLSADGETYAIDLQWRAVSGRWLRADQEPSADELIGRSMAMPGTAARMLAPVDNLVQVALHTAKHSYCRAPGFRLHLDVDRVVHGTEIAWDAVMEMVRRLGVGTAVFLSLSIPRGLFGTPVPDEVLRELAPAPARQAMLYRWLRSVSVFEPERPKFTRATQLLFHMALADGSSSVWRTFFPPAAEMRSRHGVKGGRGSLMMGYGRRLADVVLRYQH, encoded by the coding sequence GTGAAATCACCGGAGCCCTACGTCGAGCCCTGGACGGCGGCGCGCCGCTTCCTCTGTCTTGCCATGAAGGCGAGGCGGACGCAGGTCGAATGCTCGACCCTGCGCCGTCTCCACGAAGAGCTCGAAGGCGACGGCGCTGCGCGGCTCGCCGCCGATCACCGCGCGGAGCCCATCGTCGCCCACGGCCTCTCCGAGGCCGGCATGGGCGGCGCGCCGTGGGACGGCTGGCACGAGGCGTCGCGCGGACGCATCGGGCGGATGATGTCCCTGCTGGATGAGATCGCCGCGCGCGCCGGCACGCTCGGGATTCCGGTGGTCGCGCTCAAGAACGGCGCCATCGCCCGTGCGCTCCACCCGTGCCCGGCCTGCGTCCCGATGGGCGACCTCGACCTCCTCGTGCCGCGCGGCGACTTCGTCCGCATGCATGAGGTGCTGACCGCGATGGGCTTCGCCGTCGTGACTGGTGGTGCACGGGCCGCCGGTGTGGAGGCAGGGCTCGCCGAGGGCGGCACGGACTACGGGCTCAGCGCGGATGGCGAGACGTATGCCATCGACCTCCAGTGGCGGGCCGTCTCCGGACGCTGGCTGCGCGCAGACCAGGAGCCGAGCGCCGACGAGCTGATCGGCCGCTCGATGGCGATGCCCGGAACGGCGGCCCGCATGCTGGCTCCGGTCGACAACCTGGTCCAGGTCGCGCTCCACACCGCCAAGCACAGCTACTGCCGCGCGCCCGGGTTCCGCCTGCACCTCGACGTCGATCGGGTCGTACACGGCACGGAGATCGCCTGGGACGCCGTGATGGAGATGGTACGCCGCCTCGGCGTTGGCACGGCGGTGTTCCTGTCGCTCAGCATCCCCCGGGGGCTTTTCGGGACGCCGGTGCCGGACGAGGTCCTGCGCGAGCTGGCGCCGGCCCCGGCGCGTCAGGCCATGCTCTATCGCTGGCTCCGATCGGTCAGCGTCTTCGAGCCCGAGCGCCCCAAGTTCACCCGCGCGACCCAGCTCCTCTTCCACATGGCGCTGGCGGACGGCTCGTCCAGCGTCTGGCGAACGTTCTTCCCACCAGCGGCGGAGATGCGCTCCCGTCACGGCGTGAAGGGAGGCAGGGGATCGCTGATGATGGGTTACGGGCGGCGCCTGGCCGACGTGGTCCTTCGCTACCAGCACTGA